CACACGGACACACTTGGCGCGAGCTCTGTCAGCTTGGCGATAGATGCCTTGCGGCCTTCTTCGGTCGAGAGAAACTCGTAAACCTTGTCACGAGGGGTCCCCAATGCCAATGCTGCGGCTTCGATCATGCCCACCGGCTGGTTCCAGAGAGCCCGCTTGCCCGGGAATTTCTTGACGTCGAAGAAGTCAGCCATCGATTTCGGGCCGTTGTCGCCGTAAGTTTTCTTGTTCCAGGCGATGAGTGTCGAGTAATTGCTGTTGGCCACGAAGTTGTCTGTGACAGAGCCCGGGGGGAAGTCAGCTTTGTTGACGACGTCAGGATCCAGCTTCTCAAGGACACCAGCGGCCTTTGCCTGCGGTTCGTCAGCAATACCAATCTGGATTATATCCCAGGTCACGGAACCAGATTCGACCTGTGCGCGGGCCTCAGCCCAATTCTGAAAAGTGTCTTGGGTGTAAGTAATATTTAGAGCTTTGGCCGCAGGCGCCCAAAGCGCCTTGTCCTGCGCTTCCTGCCATCCGCCACCCGATGACGCAATCACAACGTCAGCTGCGAAAGCGGCTGAATACGTGCCGAGAGCCAGGATGGTCGACACGGCGGCTGCGACTTGGATCAATCTTGTCTTTCTCATTTTCATTCCCCTTTGTTCATAAAGGCGCCATTCGTTTTGAGTACACTGCACACCGGGCGTCGATCGGAGAACAGCCGTCTAGACCACCAGAGCAGACGTGCTTATGCAGCTCGGCCGACGGCAGTTTTCGATTTCGCTTCAAGCTGAAATTGCGTAATCAAAGTGGTAAGGGTGTCGGCCTCTGCAGCCAGCTCAAGGCTCGCAGCTGTCACTTCCTCCACCATCGCAGCGTTCTGCTGGGCAATGTGATCAATATGGTTGATCGTTGCATTGACTTCCTGCAGCGCACCAGACTGGTCGTGGCTTGCGCGTGCAATCATTTCGACATGCTGACTGATAATGGCGATCTGCGCGCTGATCTTCGCCAAAACCGTGCCGGTTTCCTGGACCGACTGCGAACCAGAGCCGACTTCACTCGTTGATCTGTTGATCAGATCCTTGATTTCTTGAGCAGCAGCAGCCGAGCGCTGCGCCAATTCACGGACTTCCATAGCGACGACCGCGAAGCCCTTGCCGGCTTCACCGGCACGGGCGGCTTCGATACCGGCGTTGAGCGCCAGCAAGTTGGTCTGGAAGGCGATCTCATCAATGACGCCGATAATCTGCTCGATGTGACGCGATGCGCTCTCGATGCGCTCCATTGCATCTATAGCGTTCCTGACAACGCCCGCCGAAAGGTCAGCGCTTTGCTTTGCCTCCTGAACGATCTGTTCAACATCCCTGACGCGTTCGGCTGAGGAACGGACGGTGGCTGTAATCTTGTCCACTGCCGCTGCAGTTTCTTCAAGCGAAGCTGCCTGCTGTTCAGTACGCTTGGCAAGATCTGCGGCCGATTGGGCGCCAACGGCAGAGATGCTGATAACAAAAGGGAATACGAAAAGAAGTACTTTTGCGCGGATGCTGTAACGTGACAACAATTTGTCCACTGCAGAGCAGGAAAGTGGTGCCCGTCTCGCTATAAACCCGGATATAGCGCCCGTAACCGATCTCAAACTTCTCATTCCCATCCCCTCCCTGAAAGCGAGCATCACGCTCCGCCCATATCCTGACCGAACTTTTCTCTTTGGCGGATAGCGGCCCCGGTACCCGTAGGGTCCGGGTTACCCTTCGCCGCTCAACTGAGTCTTCACTGGGTAGGCACCTGACTGATCCGGATCAGGCTTCGGTCCGCCGTAAGTGAGCGCGCATGCGCCACCTGCATCCACCCTTGCCGGACCAGCCAGGATTAGTCTGAAAAAGGCATCTCCGAAAACACCCATGGCAAGCTTCCTGTCTCGGCATTCTCACAGCCTGTCGGTTCTGGCGCGCTTGCCTTTACCGTCGTTGCAGCCACCACCGCCTTCAGACGAAGCGGTCGGTAATTGTCGATGAGATCGGGCATTTCCTTGCCCGCGTCTTTGCAAGCTTTTGTCACTCCATCTCCTGGCTGATTTCGTTGCTTCAGCTTCATCTGCTGCGGAATGTCCCGCTCAGTTTCTCTCCGGCTGCCGCCGGCGAATTCCGGCGGCAGCCAAGTTGCCTTGGGAGGCACGAACGAAGAAAGGATCAATCACCGTCTGTCGACGGCTGTGCGAGAATGGCAATCGCGCCCGGCGTCCCGGCTGCCTTTCGACGTCGCAGCGTGAATGCCATGCCAATCATGATCACCGTGCAGGTCACGCCGAGCAGCAGTGCGGAAACAGCCGCTGATTCAGGGCTGGTATTGAAGCGAATGCCTTCCCAGAGCTTTCGTGGCAGTGTCTTGACGGAAAGGTCACTCAGGAAGATCGATGCGACCGATTCATCGAATGACAGCAGCATTGCTAGAAGACCGCCGATGGCGAGGCCGGGAAGCAACAAGGGGAAGACAACGGTGCGAAAGACGCGCCATGGATTTGCACCAAGGCTTGCCGCCGCGAGTGACAGCGCCGGATCGATTGAGCTGTAGGTTGCTGAGGCGACCAGATAAACAACCGGGAAAATCAGCACGGTATGCGCAAGGATGATACCCATCTCAGTATCTACCAACCCCACTCGCGCGAAGGTCAAATACGCCCCCAGCGCGAAGACAACGGCCGGTACACTAAGCGGCGACTGCACAAGTGCCTCCAGAGCGCCTTGAAACCAAAAGCGGCGCCCACCAAAGCCCAGCACGGCAAGGATTGCGAGAAGAAGGCTGAGGATGCAGGTGGCAATCCCGATCCGGAGACTGGTCAGAGCTGCGCCCATCCATTCGGAGCTGCCGAGGATCGTTTCGAACCAGCGTAGCGAAAAGCCGGGAGGCGGGAAAATGAGGACATCCGCCGAACTGAAACTGACAGGGAAGAGAATGAGCAGTGGAAGCAAGATGTACGACGATATCAACACTAGGTATATCGCTGGCACAACCGCGCTTCCCGCTCTCCACAATGATGACAGTCCGGGATTTGCTTTCGGCAACGCTACCGATCGGCGAAGCAGAGAGGTGTCCGGCTTTTCCTCTGAATGTCCCTGAGAGGTAATAGAAAGTGGGGCAGGGCGCTGCCAACGCGACAGGAAGCGGGCGACCATCGTCAGTGCTGTGACCACGATCGTCGCAACGATGGCAAGCGTTATGCCAAGGGCCGCGGCCATGGCCCAATCCGCACCCGTCTCGATCTCCGATTGGATAACCTGTGCAAGCATTTGCTGCCTTTGGTTACCCAAAAGTGCCGGCGCTATGAAGCTCGCGATCGTGAAAAGGAAGGTGATGATGACGCCCGATTGAATGCCACGGATCGACAGCGGAACAACCACTCCCAGCCAGGCGCGTAGCGGGTTAGCGCCAAGTGTATTTGCTGCGAGCAGAATACGTCCGTCGATACGTCGTAGGACTGTGACGAGCGAGAAAACCATCATTGGAATGGAGGAATGCACGAGCGCCAGCACAACAGCAGGCTCGCTGAACAACAATGGGAGCGGCTCTGAGATGAGGCCAAGACTGAGCAGTGTTCCGTTGACAAGGCCGCGCTGGCCGAGGATCGCGATCCAGGCGAACGTGCGCACCAGAACACTCGTCAGAAAAGGAACAAGCACCAACAATCCGAGAAGGAGCGCCTTTATACCGGTTGCCCGGCTGAGGAACCATGCAAGCGGATACGAGATCACCAGTGTTATTGCGGTCGCTTCAAGGCTTATGCGTACGGTCGTCCAGGTAATTTTAAGATAGACTGAGCCTGCGAATATGCGCATGAAGCGCGCCACAGCGTCGCCGCCAAAGGCTTGTGGCACTATTGCGAGCAGTGGAATGAAGAAGGCGAGGAGCAAGAGCACAAAAACGGGCACCAGCAGTAAAGTTTGACCCCGGTTCGCAAGTAAATTCTGTTTCATTGTGTTACTCCTCGCCGCCTGAACTTATTGCATGATGTACGTGGCCCACTCGGCCTTCACCGAGTCGTAGTTGTCGTTCCACCACTTCGAGTTGAGAACGGCGCTTACTTTGGCGTTAGCCGGGTAGCTTGGCAGATCCTTGGCAACAGCCGGGTCAAGGAGTCTCAGCGCATCGACGTTGGTCGGGCCGTATGCGATCACGCGCGTGAGTTCGGCCTGTTGTTCGGCTTGAGCGGCGAAATTGATGAACTTCATCGCTTCACCTGCATTCCGGGCACCCTTGGGTACTGCCCAGTATTCGGTATCGGCAAGGGCGCCTTCCCAGGTATAACCCCAATTTGCCCCTGCCTTGATGGCGTTCTTGATACGCCCTGTGCCAGCGTAAACCATGTCGGCCTCACCCTGCTGCATGAGAGCCTGGATGTCGGATGCGCCCTTGTAACCGATGACCTGATCTTTCACCCGGTCAATGACTTTCAAGGCGCGTTGCACGTCGAGAGGATAGAGATCGGCCGGCTTCACGCCGTCTCCCATCAGCGCAAATTCAAGAGAGTAGGTTGCATCAGACGGGAGGACACGCCGGGCCTTTACGCTCGGGTCAAAAAATTGAGCCGGAGTGACTTCGTTCGGAAACTTGTCCTTGTTCCATGCGAGGTTGGTCCCGAAAACCATGTAGCCAACGCCGTATTTGGTGCGGAAATTTTCCGGAATGTTATCGGCCTTTACGACCGAGTAATCGATCGGCTCAAGCAGGCCGTCCTTCACCTCACTCGCGAAGGCAGGGCTCTCGGCGGAGATCACGTCCCAGGTGACATTGCCGCTCTCTACCATGGCTTTGACCTTGGCATATCCGGTACCAGTGGTACCGGTTACCTTGACCCCACTCGCCTTGGCATACGGGTCGAAATAGGCCTTTGTCTGCGCTTCCTGAAAGGAACCTCCGTAAGAGGAGATAACGAGGTCGGCGGCAGATGCGGCGCCCGAAAGCATGATGACACCGGTGGCAGCAAGCAAAGTGGTCGAGATGCGCTTGAAGAATGTGGTCGAATTCATCGTTTTTCTCCTCTGGATGTCATGGGTTTTCCCACTTCAAAATTCCGCTTCAGGGTCATCCTTCTGTCGGAAGAATTGCGACGGACGCCGGCGGCCACTGCGCGATGACGGCCGCACCAGGAGTAAGGCTCCCGGCAAGATCATCTCCACGCATGACGTTGGCGAGCAGGGACTGCCCGTCGGATAGTTGCAAGGCGACACGCCAGCCAGCACCGAGGTAGGTCACATCCCGGATCGTGGCGGAAACGCCGAATGAGCTTTCTGTTGAAGGTTTCAATGGCGAGAGGATCGTCACGTTCTCGGGTCTGACGACGATATCGAACGGTCCGTCTGCCGGGGACGGCAGCGCCTGACGTGCACCGCCGATCTCATAACCCTTGCCTCCGTCCGTGCCACTTACCCGAAGGATCGAACATTCCCCGATGAAGCGTGCCACAAAGTGGTTGGACGGATGAGCGTAGATTGTCTCCGGGTCGGCGACCTGAAGCAGCTTTCCACCGGACATAATGCCGATCCGGTCAGCCATGGCCATCGCTTCCGATTGGTCATGGGTGACGTAGATAACCGTGATGCCAAGCTCATGCTGAATTCGCTTCAGTTCCTGCTGCATCTGGTCACGGAGCCGCCGGTCGAGGGCGCCAAGGGGTTCATCCATAAGGAGAATGGAAGGACTGAAAACCAGAGCTCGCGCGAGTGCAACACGTTGTTGCTGCCCCCCAGACATTTGTATTGGATATGACGCTCCGCGGTCGGTCAGATTAACCAGGCTGAGAGCGGCCTTAACCCTCTCTTCTCGTTCGCTGCGCCCAACACCGCGCATTCTAAGGGGGTACGCGACATTTTCAGCCGCGGTCAAATGCGGAAAAAGTGCATAGTTCTGGAAGACTACACCGATCTGCCGCCGATGTGGCGGCACGTCTGAAACAGGTGTACCCGACATCAGAACACGGCCCTCCGTCGTCCTTTCGAACCCCGCCAGCAGCATAAGGAGGGTTGTCTTCCCGGAACCGCTCGATCCGAGCAGGGCAAAGAATTCTCCCTGCGCGATATCCAGGCTGACCTTATCAACGGCAGTGACAGGACCATAGCGGCGCGTCACAGCCTGAAACGAGACGGCGGGTAGCGGCTGGTCGTTCATCACACGTCCCTACCAAGCTCGAATGGTGTCAGGACCTCATAACCACTGTCGGTGACAAGCACGGTGTCACCGAAACGGGCACCACCGATACCATCGACGTAGATCCCAGGTTCGACGCTGAGGACCATACCGGCTTGGAGTTGAACGGCGGAGTTCGCCTTGAGTTCAATGCCGTCCCAGTCGGAATATCCAATTCCCCGGCCCGTTCGATGCAAAAACGGGCTGTCCCAACCGCCCTGTTCAATAACGTCGACGGCGGCTGCATGGACCTCGCCAGCAGTGACGCCGGGTCGGATTTTCGCCAAAGCAGCTTCCTGAGCTCGACGAGCGAAATCGACTACCTTGCGAAGCTCAGCAGAGAGCGGCTTCGAACCGACGGCGATAGGTCGGTCGAAACAAACTCCGTAGCCTGCGAAGACTTGGCCACAAAGGCAGATCTGCACATTCTCGCCGTCATTCATGATCCGACCACCACCAGAGCAGTGGCAACGAGCAGTGCGTTCAGGACCACTTCCGACCATGTTCATCTGGTGCGGCCAGAATCTGGGCTGTTCCGCGTCGTTACCCAGAAACTCAGCGCTCCGCTTGATAGCAGCCGTAAGCGAGGCAAGCGTAACCTGCCATTCTGCGGCGCCAGGTGTGATGGCTTGACGAGCGGCGGCGTACTGATGCCCGACAATATCTGTCGCCCGACGAATACCATCGATGACGACAGCATTCTTGAGAGCAAGCTGATCACGCAAAAAGGATGTTGCATCCTTTATGCGTTCGGAGCCAAGAACCTGTCTCACCAGTTCGATGTTGGAAGCCCAGGTTGAGTTGAAGTCGACGCCGATCGCCTGAGCATGAGGTGCGATCTCGCCGATGTACTTCGCGAGAGCGTCCTGATGGGACATCGGCGCAGGTATCGGTTCTTCCCATTCGACCCATTCAGCTTCGACAGGTGTCGTGCATCTCGCTCTGATCTCCTTGGCTTCGCTGCGAGGGGAAACGAACGCCGGCTGTCCTTGCTGTTCAAACACCAGCCAGATCGGCCTGCCGATCGGAAGACCGTTCAGGCCGGTGAAGAAGCGCAGGTAATCGAAGCCGGAGATGGCAAGAATATCAATGGCGGCATGCTTCATCGCCGCCTGGGTGCGCTCAATGCGATTGCGATACTCCGCGTCGGATGGAAATTTCAGTTCTGACGTCTCAGGGTTTTGATACATTGCATTCCCCAACTTGTTATTTTGATACTCGCAAGCCTTAAATCGACTTGACGTTAAGCCGGTATCTCTCGTGTGATGGTGCGTGCGTGGCCGAATGCGCCACGTGTACCGCAGATGTGCGCCGCATATTGCGCTCCGTCGCTGGCGGCGTCCTTAAGCGATGCTCCAGTCAGCACGCGGCACACGAGCCGGCTGAGAAACGCGTCTCCAGCCCCAAGCGTGTCAACTGCATCGACCGGAACCGCAGGCGCAAAGAGCACATTGCCCTTGTGGCAAACCGTAGCGCCCCGAGCCCCTTGCGTTACAGTCACGAGCTCGACGCCTGCCGAAAGGGCCGTGTCCAGAACGTGTTTCACTTCATCATCGCTGGCATTCGATCTGGAGAACGCCGCCACCTTGACGTAGGGCAAGACGTCTGCGGCATAATCCAGACTGCGATCGGAGAAGTCGAAGGAGATCGCAACGCGCTCCCTGATCTCAGGGAGCTGACTATCAAGCTGGCTCGTTTCCCCGGTGTGAGCAAGGTCGAAGCCGGCCAGATATTCGAGATCGGCACTGTCGAGTTTGAACATCGAAACGCCTTTCTCGCACAGACCCCAGACGCGATTGTTGCCGTCGTCATCCATGTGCACCGTTGCGAAAGCGTTCGGCCCCTCCTTGACTCGCAGACGTGTGAGTTCAACACCCTCCGCCTGCAAGCTGGATCGAATGAGATCGCCATCGGAATCGGTGCCAATGACACCGAGATAAGCGGCACTTAGTCCACTGCGCTGGGCGTGGACGGCAAAGTTTACCGCGTTGCCGCCCGGGAACATGAGCTTCTGATTGAAATACCGGTCGACAACATTGTCACCCACGCCACAAACACGCATTTGACGACCTCAGTAAGTTGTTTTGAACATGTATCGGCGATCGTTTAGGTCGTGACCTGTGACGGCTTGATAGTGCTCGGCCAGTCGCCTCGACAATGTCGAAAGGAGAAGAGGCGTAATTTCCCCGCGCACCGACGCTGGAACGCCTGGAAGGCTATAGTCCTTCGAGTCCACGACACGGCAGCGCTGGGTGTTCTTGGTAAGAAATGTCTCGACCCGATCGATTATGGCGCGGGTATCGTCCTCGCCCTTGAACAGGAGGACAGGGGTATCAGGCTGAACGACTTCAAAAGCACCATGCAGGAACTCGTTGGCGTTGAACCACGAGGCGTGCTTCCACTGCATTTCCATGAGGTAGCACATGGCGAAGCCATAGCCGGCGCCCTGATTGGGACCAGCGGAGAGCACATAGGTGAGGGGTTCGGAACCGAAGGCGACCGCCGTTTCGTGAAGATTAGCCTCAGCTTCTTCGATCGCCTTTTCAAAAGCAGCAGGAACGGCCGCATAAGCCTGTTCGATTGCCGCATAGTCGAGTTCGGCGCCGGTTTCTCGAAGGAGGGCCGTCACCACCATGCCGACGAGCAATTGCTTCGGCGCCAGAATGGTCCGGTCGCTATTGTAGGTAAACACGTCATCGCACTCGGCAGCGAGCGGTGTCGTCTCATTCTTGGTAAATCCGATGACACGGGCGCCGACTGAACGGCAATGGCGAGCTGCCTCGATCGTTTCTTTCGTCGTACCATTATGTGAGGCGACGAGAACGACGGAATCTGCGGAGAGCAGTGCCGGCGAACGGCGGTTGAACTCTTCACTGTTGAAGTGGAAGGTCGGGATTTTCGCGCTGCGATCGCACCTGTAGGCAGCCGCCGAGAAGTCATTGTACGAACCGCCGCAGCCGATCAGGAAAATATTTCGCGCGCCCTTTGCAGCCGCTTTGACAACCTCTGCGATCCTTTCTCGCTGGGTCAGGGCCGCTTCGATGGTGCTGCGGAATTCGGGATCGGGAGAGACGAGATTTGGGTAGTTGGTCATCATGCTTCGCTTTCTGAGTTGAGACTGTGAGCGCGCTCTCATGTGACACCGGTCTCACAATTTTGGGCGTGCTGTCAAGTGTTTTGTTAGATACTCATTCTCTGCTATTGACGATGGGACGAGCGAAAATGCGGACAATCAAATGAAGACAAGTGAACGCGCGAACTCTCAGCCGACAGTGAGCGACGTTGCGCGCGCAGCCGGGGTTTCGCGCGCAACGGCAGCGCGGGTGCTGGGCGGATATGGGTACGCCGGATCGGAGGCGCGCGAACTGGTTCTCGATGCGGCCAAACGGCTGGCTTATCAACCGAACCAACTCGCTCGAAGTATGGCGACCGGCCGCACCAAGACCATCGGTGTGGTGGTTGCCGATATCGAGAACCTGTATTTTGCAAGGGCTATCCGGGCGATTACGGATACTGCGAACGCGAACGGTTTCGATGTCGTTTTGGCAAACACCGACGAAAATGTTGAGCTCGAGCGCTCCGCAGTCCGGGTCATGCTGGCCAAACGAGTTGATGGATTGATTGTCTCACCAGCGTCAAGCGTCGACGTCGATCATCTCGTTGAAGCGCGTAACTTGGGTTGCCCGTTCGTACTTCTCGACAGGCGTGTGCCTGTTCTAAAGGCGGATACGGTTGCGATCGATAACTTTCCGGCGGCTCGTGAGGCGGTAGGGACGTTCGTCAGGTCAGGCCACAAGCGCATCGCGTTGGTCTCAAATTCAAGATTTGAAGGTGGTCAGAAGTATCTGACGTCACCCGTTCGCGAGCGCTTGGAGGGCTACAAGGCTGCGCTTCACGACGCGGGAATCCAGAACGACCCAAAGCTTGCCCTCTTCGGCGGCGGCAATAATGAACAGCTTGCGCAAAAGCTGCGCAAGCTTTGCCAAAGCGATGAGCGCCCAACCGCATTCCTGGCGGTGACAAGCGCGGTAGCCTTGGTGATCCTTGGTGTTTTAAGAGACGTTGGCCTGAGCGTTCCCGATGACGTGTCTCTGATATGCTTTGAGAATGCGGATTGGACGGTTGCCGTTACTCCTCCCCTGACCGTCATCGCGCAACCGATAAAAGAACTGGCATCAGCGGTGACCGAACGACTCATTGCTCGGCTTCAGGGCGATCTAAAGAGCCAGGCCAAAGAGACCCTGCTTTCGGCGACGCTGATTAGCCGTGGCTCGGTTAGCATCCCGCAGCTTTTCGAAAGCAGGGGACGCGACACGGGTAATACGCCGCCGTCCACCTCCTGATCCTTGCACAATTGATTGCTCGCAAGCCGACGCTTGAACACTCTTGACAACAAGGTGAGAGCGGTCCCATATGAGAGCGGTATCAGTTTGCGATCACATCGCGTTCAATGATCCGAAGTTCAACTCTCCCGCCTGCGCTTACCCAGAACGGGAATATCAATCCGAAGGTGATTAAATGAAACTGCAAGGCAAAACCGCCGTCGTCACAGGCGCTGGCCGCGGCATTGGGCGTGCGACCGCCCTGGAGCTGGCCAAGGAAGGCTGCAATGTCGTCCTGGCTGCGATCGAACTCAACGAAGTCGAGGCAGTAGCTGCCGAGATCCGCGCAATCGGCCCCGAGGCACTGGCCGTGCGGACCGATGTGCAGCATAAATCCGAGGTAGATGCCTTGGCGAAAGCGGCGTTCGACCGGTTCGGCGCAGTCGATATTCTCGTGAACAACGCCGGCGTGGCGATCCATAACACCATCCCGAACATCAAGGAAGCTGATTGGGACTGGATGATGGCCATCAACCTCAAGGGCACGTTCCTATGCACACAAGCATTCTTCCAGCACATGTGCGATCGGCGTCATGGCCATATTATTAACGTCGTTTCGCGTGCTGGTAAGGTCGCCTCCGCCAAGTTCGGCGCTTACGCTGCTTCGAAATTTGGAATGCTTGGATTCACCCAGACCACGGACCAGGAAGGTATTGAGTTCGGCGTTAAGGCAACGGCGGTTTGCCCAGGTGCCGTTGATACCCAGCAGCGCTCCGATAATCACATCGATGACCGTTCGCAACTGCTCCAGCCCGAGGACGTTGCAGAGTACATTGCGTTCATCGTCACCAGGCACGACCGCGTCTACATCGGTGAAGTGTCACCGATCGCACAGCAACTAAAACCACTTCCGGGCAGCGGCTGGCTCAAGCCAGGCATTTAAATATTCTGGCGTCGTAGGGTAATCAGATGTCCGTTCATACCACCATTCAAGCTGTGACAGGCCGCATAGCGGCACGAAGCGCGCAATCGCGTCAAAATTATCTTGAGCTTATCGAGGCGCAGAGAAAGGGTGGCGTACATCGTTCCGCGCTGTCTTGTGGCAACCTGGCTCACGGCTTCGCCGCATGCTCGTCGTCCGAAAAGGCGATGCTGAGCGGATCGGAAGCACTGAATCTTGGCATTGTCACCTCCTATAATGACATGTTGAGCGCCCATCAGCCCTACGGCACCTATCCGGACATCATCAAGGCTGCAGCCCACGCGGTGGGCGCGACTGCGCAGATCGCTGGTGGTGTGCCGGCAATGTGTGACGGGGTCACGCAGGGGCAGCCTGGAATGGACTTATCGTTATTTAGCCGTGACGTGATCGCGATGTCCACCGCGATCGCGCTCAGCCATAATATGTTCGATGCTGCGGTATACCTTGGGGTCTGCGACAAGATCGTTCCAGGGCTTCTTATCGGAGCGCTGTCCTTCGGCCATCTTCCTGCGGTCTTTGTACCGGCAGGCCCCATGACATCGGGCCTCTCGAATGATGAGAAAGCGCGCATTCGCCAGCTTTCATCGGAGGGTAAGATCGACCGCGCGCGGTTGCTCGACGCCGAGGCGAAGTCTTATCATTCGCCTGGCACATGCACCTTCTACGGCACTGCGAACTCCAACCAGATGCTCATGGAAATCATGGGGCTTCATATCCCGGGTTCGAGCTTCGTCAACGCGAACACATCCTTGCGCGAAGCCCTCACCCGTGAGGCAACTCGTCGTGCGCTTTCGCTGACAGCCGGAGGAAAAAACTATACACCGATCGGTCACATCATCGATGAGAGGTCGATTGTAAACGGTATTGTGGGATTACTTTCGACCGGCGGCTCCACAAATCAT
This genomic window from Agrobacterium tumefaciens contains:
- a CDS encoding SDR family oxidoreductase, coding for MKLQGKTAVVTGAGRGIGRATALELAKEGCNVVLAAIELNEVEAVAAEIRAIGPEALAVRTDVQHKSEVDALAKAAFDRFGAVDILVNNAGVAIHNTIPNIKEADWDWMMAINLKGTFLCTQAFFQHMCDRRHGHIINVVSRAGKVASAKFGAYAASKFGMLGFTQTTDQEGIEFGVKATAVCPGAVDTQQRSDNHIDDRSQLLQPEDVAEYIAFIVTRHDRVYIGEVSPIAQQLKPLPGSGWLKPGI
- a CDS encoding phosphogluconate dehydratase; translation: MSVHTTIQAVTGRIAARSAQSRQNYLELIEAQRKGGVHRSALSCGNLAHGFAACSSSEKAMLSGSEALNLGIVTSYNDMLSAHQPYGTYPDIIKAAAHAVGATAQIAGGVPAMCDGVTQGQPGMDLSLFSRDVIAMSTAIALSHNMFDAAVYLGVCDKIVPGLLIGALSFGHLPAVFVPAGPMTSGLSNDEKARIRQLSSEGKIDRARLLDAEAKSYHSPGTCTFYGTANSNQMLMEIMGLHIPGSSFVNANTSLREALTREATRRALSLTAGGKNYTPIGHIIDERSIVNGIVGLLSTGGSTNHTLHIIAIAQAAGLHVTWQDMSDLSDVVPLLARVYPNGSADVNHFHSAGGMGFLIRELIDGGFLHEDVDTIWGRGLRKYAVTPGLEGNEVVFHRTSLASSNPKVLAPVSHAFSPNGGLKLLSGNIGKSVIKVSAVKPENRVIEAPARVFHAQEELQQAFRNGELDGDLIAVVRFQGPRSIGMPELHKLTPALGVLQDRGFKVALVTDGRMSGASGKVPAAIHITPEASDGGAIAKIRDGDLIKLDANVGTLTFLGDEEEFHARPAISHDLRSQQHGTGRELFARCRSLVSSADQGASILGSF